A single Dermacentor variabilis isolate Ectoservices chromosome 9, ASM5094787v1, whole genome shotgun sequence DNA region contains:
- the LOC142557508 gene encoding guanine nucleotide-exchange factor SEC12 produces the protein MAPSKSGELLARVNFPLYSLNVITERHILVAGGGGKSRTGIPNKIEIYELIPTKTTCKAEPVTRYPTGDCAIMNSTVFFHKGRKSFALAAGADEHCQMYNMRYCLLEDCQEEDGDGRFERDRRGSSTALRRRRRSESTSSSKDYGGGDRPEKVENGTANGVVHDMADSAKPEPDTNANSVRIGFSIRPDTSFQTDFSTKQEPFQKVVRFAPETEILFTGGADGCLRAWKYPQYKMIYKVQAHEDELDDLCISPDESKVVTVSRDGHGYVWDAVDGKQVCELTFVAPGSSSEKYLFRACRFGIVEGDKSNYRLFTISNAAVRKKPASRCYLTKWDMRRHVSERTQSMGTDVLSSLAVSEDGRFLGVGHLSGAVEVYIAFSLQRLYRAEHAHNIFVTGLEFLKSCDETRRLAGNYDASLISISVDNHIVAHHIPYPATMGIAGLLIMFVGVILLVYLLMDFLGL, from the exons GAGATATACGAATTGATCCCAACGAAGACGACATGCAAAGCAGAGCCAGTGACGCGCTATCCGACGGGCGACTGCGCCATCATGAACTCAACCGTGTTCTTCCACAAGGGGCGCAAGAGCTTCGCGTTGGCTGCGGGCGCCGACGAGCACTGCCAAATGTACAACATGCGCTACTGCCTCCTTGAGGACTGTCAGGAAGAGGACGGCGACGGGAGGTTCGAACGCG ACAGGAGAGGCTCATCGACGGCACTGCGACGGAGGCGGCGGTCGGAGTCCACATCCTCGTCCAAGGATTACGGCGGGGGTGACAGGCCAGAGAAAGTGGAGAATGGCACTGCCAATGGCGTGGTGCATGACATGGCAGACTCGGCTAAGCCGGAGCCGGACACGAATGCCAACAGTGTCCGGATTGGCTTCTCCATCCGCCCGGACACAAGCTTCCAGACAGATTTTTCCACGAAACAGGAGCCATTCCAGAAAGTGGTGCGGTTTGCACCGGAAACGGAGATCCTCTTCACGGGTGGTGCAGATGGCTGCCTTCGAGCCTGGAAG TATCCCCAGTACAAGATGATATACAAAGTGCAAGCCCACGAAGATGAGCTTGACGACCTGTGCATCTCACCAGACGAAAGCAAG GTGGTGACGGTGTCTCGGGACGGCCACGGCTATGTCTGGGACGCCGTGGATGGCAAGCAGGTGTGTGAGCTTACCTTTGTGGCACCTGGCAGCAGCTCCGAGAAGTACCTCTTCAGAGCGTGCAG GTTTGGAATCGTCGAGGGGGACAAGAGTAATTACCGCCTGTTCACAATATCCAACGCCGCAGTGCGAAAGAAGCCTGCCTCGCGTTGCTACCTGACAAAGTGGGACATGCGGAGGCACGTTTCCGAGAGAACCCAATCTATGGGCACGGATGTCCTGTCATCATTGGCTGTCAG TGAGGATGGCCGCTTCCTGGGCGTCGGCCACCTGTCCGGGGCAGTCGAAGTGTACATCGCCTTCAGCCTCCAG AGACTGTACCGGGCCGAGCATGCCCACAACATATTTGTCACGGGACTGGAGTTTCTCAAGTCATGCGACGAGACGCGTCGCCTCGCGGGCAACTACGATGCATCTCTCATCAGCATATCAGTGGACAATCACATCGTTGCGCATCATATACCATACCCAG CCACTATGGGAATCGCAGGCTTGCTCATTATGTTCGTCGGAGTGATACTCTTGGTTTATCTGCTGATGGACTTCCTCGGACTCTGA